In a genomic window of Occallatibacter riparius:
- a CDS encoding YXWGXW repeat-containing protein, whose product MRRFQSVRLFLFALLLAVVPVSSAHAGVFISVGIAPPPLPVYVQPPCPEPNMIWTPGYWAYDYDQEQYYWVPGAWVPAPYEGALWTPPYWGWSNGFYAFHTGYWGPVVGYYGGVNYGFGYMGVGFAGGEWHHDHFFYNTAIVNVNRTYIHNTYINNTIVHENTIVNNNHIAYAGGPHGIQHMPTPEERHAMQMPHASPTRFQEQHMQQARSDRQNFFNANHGNPRTVAVARPLPAEHMQAPTAVDARRGLPTTGNPRGNAPETGNRTIQPAQPVNRPQNTMPPNMRQNENSRITAAPVNQPQHGFAGMQQAQSQQQHTMQPQRMPNENPQNNRPQQPATQQLYRPNMPQAQPQQQNRQQAQPRYDSPSRIQPIPSYHPAPQVQSRPEPQQQYRPQPQQQYRPQPQPQQQYRPQPQAQPQYRPQPQPQYRPQPQQQYRPQPQAQPQYRPQPQPQYRPQPQPQQQYRPQPQQQRMPEFHQAPQPQHESRPHR is encoded by the coding sequence ATGCGGCGCTTCCAATCAGTTCGACTCTTTCTCTTCGCTCTGCTGCTCGCGGTTGTTCCGGTCTCATCGGCACACGCCGGAGTGTTTATTAGCGTGGGCATAGCGCCTCCTCCTCTACCGGTCTATGTGCAGCCTCCATGCCCCGAGCCGAACATGATTTGGACTCCCGGCTACTGGGCTTATGACTACGATCAGGAGCAGTACTACTGGGTTCCCGGCGCGTGGGTGCCGGCTCCCTACGAGGGCGCCCTGTGGACGCCTCCTTACTGGGGCTGGAGCAACGGCTTCTACGCCTTCCATACCGGATATTGGGGCCCCGTCGTCGGCTACTACGGCGGCGTTAACTATGGCTTCGGCTACATGGGCGTCGGCTTTGCGGGCGGCGAGTGGCATCACGATCATTTCTTCTACAACACTGCCATCGTCAACGTGAACCGCACCTACATTCACAACACCTACATCAACAACACCATCGTTCACGAAAACACCATCGTGAACAACAACCACATCGCCTACGCCGGCGGCCCGCACGGAATTCAGCACATGCCCACGCCTGAAGAGCGCCACGCCATGCAGATGCCGCATGCGTCGCCCACCCGCTTCCAGGAGCAGCACATGCAGCAAGCGCGCTCCGACCGCCAGAACTTCTTCAACGCGAACCATGGCAATCCGCGCACCGTCGCCGTTGCCCGCCCGCTTCCAGCCGAGCACATGCAGGCGCCGACTGCCGTAGATGCCCGCCGCGGGCTTCCCACGACCGGCAACCCCCGTGGCAACGCTCCGGAGACTGGAAACCGGACCATCCAGCCGGCACAGCCGGTCAACCGGCCGCAAAACACCATGCCGCCCAACATGCGTCAGAACGAGAACTCCCGCATCACCGCAGCGCCTGTGAACCAGCCGCAGCATGGATTCGCCGGAATGCAGCAGGCCCAGTCGCAGCAGCAACACACCATGCAGCCGCAGCGCATGCCCAACGAAAACCCGCAGAACAACCGGCCGCAGCAGCCTGCCACGCAACAGCTCTATCGTCCCAACATGCCGCAGGCTCAGCCGCAGCAGCAAAACCGGCAGCAGGCGCAGCCCCGCTACGACTCGCCATCGCGCATTCAGCCGATCCCGTCGTACCACCCGGCTCCGCAGGTGCAGTCTCGTCCAGAGCCTCAGCAGCAATACAGGCCTCAGCCGCAGCAGCAGTATCGTCCGCAGCCTCAGCCGCAGCAGCAATACCGCCCGCAGCCGCAAGCCCAACCTCAATACCGGCCGCAGCCTCAGCCCCAATACCGGCCTCAGCCACAACAGCAGTATCGGCCTCAGCCTCAGGCCCAACCTCAATACCGGCCTCAGCCTCAGCCTCAGTACCGGCCTCAGCCTCAGCCACAGCAGCAGTACCGCCCGCAGCCGCAGCAGCAGCGCATGCCGGAGTTTCATCAGGCCCCCCAGCCGCAGCACGAGTCCCGGCCGCACCGGTAA
- a CDS encoding arsenate-mycothiol transferase ArsC yields the protein MRIHFVCTGNIYRSRLAEAYCTSRCVLGVHVSSSGIAAGRDGDAAISPYAADVLNQFGLGSFASANWQRTTEDLVRAADVLVLMESEHRRFCADWIEYARQRVEVWEVEDVGPIPEAEIPEKVQQTFEVIRQRIDTLVAALGVASERTDR from the coding sequence ATGAGAATCCACTTCGTTTGTACCGGCAACATTTACCGCAGCCGTCTGGCAGAGGCTTACTGCACCTCCCGGTGCGTGCTGGGCGTACATGTTTCTTCGAGCGGTATAGCGGCCGGAAGGGACGGAGATGCGGCTATCTCGCCTTACGCAGCCGACGTGCTGAACCAGTTCGGCCTCGGCTCCTTTGCGTCGGCGAATTGGCAGCGGACGACGGAGGACCTGGTGCGCGCAGCCGACGTACTTGTTCTTATGGAATCTGAGCACCGCCGGTTTTGTGCGGATTGGATCGAGTACGCCCGTCAAAGAGTCGAGGTATGGGAAGTCGAAGACGTCGGGCCGATTCCTGAGGCCGAGATACCGGAAAAGGTTCAGCAGACGTTTGAAGTGATACGGCAGCGGATTGACACGCTGGTGGCGGCACTCGGCGTGGCGAGCGAGCGGACAGACCGTTGA
- a CDS encoding 4-hydroxy-3-methylbut-2-enyl diphosphate reductase produces MTSTALEPISNGAGTGASPSDKRVLLLKPRGFCAGVVRAIDIVNIALETFGAPIYVRREIVHNRHVVNELAEKGAIFVHEIDDVPDGHRVIYSAHGVSPAVRERSKGRNLKVIDATCPLVTKVHIEAVKFAKQGYSLVLIGHRDHDEIEGTLGEAPQVTQVVSSAAEVDSLQVPDPNRVAYLTQTTLSLDEARDIIHALKEKFPNIVGPHSQDICYATENRQVAVRNVAHNADLVLVVGSTNSSNSNRLVEVSRNLGTKGYLIDDSRAIDPAWLEGVNNVAVTAGASAPEVLVEDVVNYLRQNGYASVEEVEVMPENVRFGLPPEIVQAIGGAGGNEAVPVR; encoded by the coding sequence GTGACTTCCACTGCCCTCGAACCCATCTCGAACGGTGCCGGTACCGGAGCTTCCCCCTCAGACAAGCGCGTTCTGCTCCTCAAGCCGCGCGGCTTCTGCGCGGGCGTGGTGCGCGCCATCGACATCGTCAACATCGCCCTCGAAACCTTCGGCGCGCCCATCTACGTTCGCCGCGAGATCGTGCATAACCGCCACGTTGTCAATGAGCTGGCGGAAAAGGGCGCGATCTTCGTCCATGAGATCGACGATGTTCCCGACGGCCACCGCGTGATCTATTCCGCGCACGGCGTCTCGCCGGCGGTTCGCGAACGCTCCAAGGGGCGCAATCTCAAGGTCATTGACGCCACCTGTCCGCTGGTCACCAAGGTTCATATCGAGGCGGTCAAGTTCGCAAAGCAGGGTTACTCGCTGGTGCTCATCGGCCACCGCGACCACGACGAAATCGAGGGCACACTGGGCGAGGCTCCTCAGGTGACGCAGGTCGTCTCCAGCGCCGCTGAAGTCGACAGTCTCCAGGTTCCCGACCCCAACCGTGTCGCCTACCTGACCCAGACCACGCTCTCGCTGGACGAGGCGCGCGACATCATCCACGCGCTCAAGGAAAAGTTCCCCAATATCGTCGGCCCGCACTCGCAGGACATCTGCTATGCCACTGAAAACCGGCAGGTTGCGGTGCGCAACGTGGCGCATAACGCCGACCTGGTGCTGGTCGTGGGCTCCACCAACAGCTCCAACTCCAACCGGCTGGTCGAAGTTTCGCGCAATCTCGGCACCAAGGGGTACCTCATCGATGACTCCCGCGCCATCGACCCCGCGTGGCTTGAAGGTGTTAATAATGTTGCAGTTACGGCCGGAGCGTCAGCCCCTGAAGTGCTGGTGGAGGACGTGGTGAATTATTTGCGCCAAAACGGCTATGCCAGCGTCGAAGAAGTAGAGGTCATGCCGGAAAATGTTCGCTTCGGCCTGCCTCCCGAGATCGTGCAGGCGATTGGCGGTGCAGGCGGCAACGAAGCTGTTCCTGTCCGCTGA
- the shc gene encoding squalene--hopene cyclase, which translates to MSQPQGTQHVTAPRFGRLDADLEDVKSSVLRAADYILSRQHADGYWCGELEADSMLEADYIFLHTLLESGDPGRLRRAFTEMMRYQNDDGSWSLYPGGPGNISLTVKCYFSAKLMGLSKDDPAMVKAREWALANGGVVACNTFTKMYLCALGQYDYDAVPAVPPEIVLFPKWFYFNIYEISSWSRSILVPLAIIYAKKPFKKIPAEQGIDELFVEGRDKSKLRLQWDRKKWFSWRNFFIATDRLAHWAEAVHLRPVRKMALKKAEKWMLERFEMTDGLGAIYPAMLNAILALRCLGYSEDDPQVIRARDEFEKLGIEEAASDVMPEPTFRMQPCVSPVWDTAQAVFALGEAGVPANDPRMVKAADWMLSKEVRHKGDWSVKVPNTEPGGWYFEFNNEFYPDTDDTAQVLLALNKVNHPAERRQIDVCQRAIAWEFAMQCRNGGWGSFDKDNTKMIFQYIPFADHNAMLDPPTVDITGRMLEMLAAYGYTQEDKRVQKAIRFILKEQEPDGSWFGRWGVNYIYGTFLVLRGLEAIGFDHNEPQVQQAAEWIRMVQNSDGGWGESCGTYDDPNTRGVGVSTPSQTAWALLGLLAAGDDRSDSIAKGVRWLLERQREDGGWDESMGEGARRESIITGTGFPKVFYLAYTMYRQYFPLMALTTYRRAMERTA; encoded by the coding sequence ATGAGTCAACCGCAGGGGACACAACACGTCACGGCTCCCCGTTTTGGCCGCCTTGACGCGGATCTGGAAGATGTAAAGTCATCGGTCCTGAGAGCAGCGGACTATATCCTCTCGCGTCAGCATGCGGACGGCTACTGGTGCGGCGAGCTCGAGGCCGACTCCATGCTCGAAGCCGACTACATCTTCCTTCACACCTTGCTCGAAAGTGGAGACCCCGGCCGTCTGCGCCGCGCATTCACTGAGATGATGCGCTACCAGAACGACGACGGAAGCTGGAGCCTCTATCCCGGCGGCCCCGGCAACATCTCGCTCACCGTAAAATGTTATTTTTCAGCCAAGCTCATGGGCTTGAGCAAAGACGACCCTGCCATGGTGAAGGCGCGCGAATGGGCGCTTGCCAACGGCGGCGTAGTCGCGTGTAACACCTTCACCAAGATGTACCTCTGCGCTCTGGGCCAGTACGACTACGATGCCGTCCCCGCTGTCCCGCCCGAGATCGTCTTGTTCCCCAAGTGGTTCTACTTCAACATCTACGAGATCTCCTCGTGGTCGCGCTCCATCCTCGTGCCGTTGGCCATCATCTACGCCAAAAAGCCGTTCAAGAAGATTCCGGCCGAGCAGGGAATCGACGAGCTCTTCGTCGAAGGACGCGACAAGTCGAAGCTCCGCCTCCAGTGGGACAGGAAGAAGTGGTTCTCCTGGCGCAACTTCTTCATCGCCACCGATCGCCTTGCACACTGGGCTGAAGCCGTCCACCTCCGCCCCGTCCGGAAGATGGCGCTCAAAAAAGCCGAGAAGTGGATGCTCGAACGCTTCGAGATGACCGACGGCCTTGGCGCCATCTACCCCGCCATGCTGAACGCAATTCTGGCGCTGCGCTGCCTCGGCTACTCGGAAGACGATCCGCAGGTCATCCGCGCGCGCGACGAGTTCGAAAAGCTCGGTATCGAAGAAGCAGCCAGCGACGTCATGCCGGAGCCGACCTTCCGCATGCAGCCCTGCGTCTCTCCTGTGTGGGATACCGCGCAAGCCGTATTCGCGCTGGGCGAGGCAGGCGTGCCCGCCAACGATCCCCGCATGGTCAAGGCCGCCGACTGGATGCTCTCCAAAGAAGTCCGTCATAAGGGCGACTGGTCGGTGAAGGTTCCCAACACCGAACCCGGCGGCTGGTACTTCGAGTTCAACAACGAGTTTTATCCCGACACGGACGACACGGCGCAGGTTCTCCTCGCGCTGAACAAGGTGAACCACCCCGCGGAGCGCCGCCAGATCGATGTGTGCCAGCGCGCCATCGCCTGGGAATTCGCCATGCAGTGCCGCAACGGCGGCTGGGGCAGCTTCGACAAAGACAACACGAAGATGATCTTCCAGTACATCCCGTTCGCCGATCACAACGCCATGCTCGACCCGCCGACAGTCGACATCACCGGCCGCATGCTCGAAATGCTTGCCGCCTACGGCTACACCCAGGAAGACAAGCGGGTGCAGAAGGCGATCAGGTTCATCCTCAAGGAGCAGGAGCCGGACGGAAGTTGGTTCGGTCGCTGGGGCGTGAACTACATCTACGGAACATTCCTCGTCCTGCGCGGCCTTGAGGCCATCGGCTTCGATCACAACGAGCCGCAGGTGCAGCAGGCAGCCGAATGGATCCGCATGGTGCAGAACTCCGACGGCGGCTGGGGCGAGTCGTGTGGCACCTATGACGACCCCAACACGCGCGGCGTAGGCGTCAGCACTCCTTCGCAGACGGCCTGGGCGCTGCTTGGCCTTCTCGCCGCAGGCGACGACCGCTCCGACTCCATCGCCAAAGGCGTCCGCTGGCTCCTCGAGCGGCAGCGCGAAGACGGCGGCTGGGACGAATCCATGGGCGAAGGTGCGCGGCGCGAGAGCATCATCACCGGCACCGGCTTCCCCAAAGTGTTCTACCTGGCATACACGATGTACCGGCAGTACTTCCCGCTCATGGCGCTCACCACGTACCGTCGTGCCATGGAGCGCACGGCGTGA
- the hpnH gene encoding adenosyl-hopene transferase HpnH, with translation MAVPISQMWTVASYVLKKRFSGQKRYPLVLMLEPLFRCNLACAGCGKVQYPPHVLKRMLSPEECFAAVEEAGAPMVSIPGGEPLLHPQIVEIVNGLIARKKYIYLCTNALELKRRIHEFTPSKYLTFSVHLDGQRDHHDFSVCREGGWDLAVDGIKEAVKRGFRVTTNATFFDGTDPNSVRAFFDEVMDMGVEGVVLSPGYSYEKAPDQKHFMGRARVRRLFRAILSNRKPNWKFNMSPLFLEFLMGDRKYECTPWGSPAYNIFGWQRPCYLLQDGYADSFKELMETTKWEEYGVASGNPKCANCMVSCGYEPTAVIEGFGSLKGFWGMVRGTFSKYKDPHAQKLLAEWKTEPHAPLVQIETTNRSLEETNA, from the coding sequence ATGGCAGTTCCGATCTCCCAGATGTGGACGGTTGCAAGCTACGTGCTGAAGAAGCGCTTCAGCGGGCAGAAGCGTTACCCGCTCGTGCTCATGCTTGAGCCGCTCTTCCGCTGCAACCTGGCCTGCGCCGGCTGCGGCAAGGTGCAGTATCCGCCGCACGTGCTCAAGCGCATGCTCAGCCCCGAGGAGTGCTTTGCTGCCGTCGAAGAGGCTGGCGCGCCTATGGTGTCCATCCCCGGCGGCGAGCCGCTGCTTCACCCGCAGATCGTCGAGATCGTCAACGGCCTCATCGCGCGGAAGAAGTACATCTACCTGTGCACCAACGCGCTCGAACTGAAGCGGCGCATCCACGAGTTCACTCCCTCCAAGTACCTCACGTTCTCGGTCCACCTCGACGGCCAGCGCGACCACCACGACTTCTCCGTCTGCCGCGAAGGCGGATGGGACCTCGCAGTCGACGGCATCAAGGAAGCGGTGAAGCGCGGCTTCCGCGTCACCACCAACGCCACCTTCTTCGACGGCACCGACCCCAACAGCGTCCGCGCCTTCTTCGACGAAGTCATGGACATGGGCGTCGAAGGCGTCGTCCTCTCGCCCGGCTACAGCTATGAGAAGGCGCCCGATCAGAAACACTTCATGGGCCGCGCCCGCGTCCGCCGCCTCTTCCGCGCCATCCTGTCGAACCGCAAGCCGAACTGGAAATTCAACATGTCGCCCCTCTTCCTCGAGTTCCTCATGGGCGACCGCAAGTACGAGTGCACCCCATGGGGCTCACCCGCCTACAACATCTTCGGATGGCAGCGCCCCTGCTATCTCCTTCAGGACGGCTACGCCGACAGCTTCAAGGAACTGATGGAGACGACGAAGTGGGAGGAGTACGGGGTCGCCAGCGGCAATCCCAAGTGCGCTAACTGCATGGTGAGCTGCGGCTATGAGCCAACGGCGGTCATCGAGGGCTTCGGTAGCCTGAAGGGCTTCTGGGGCATGGTCCGCGGCACGTTCTCAAAATACAAGGATCCGCACGCGCAGAAGCTCCTGGCCGAATGGAAGACCGAGCCCCACGCGCCACTGGTCCAGATCGAAACCACAAATCGCTCTCTCGAAGAAACCAACGCATAA
- a CDS encoding bile acid:sodium symporter family protein: protein MSILILIVVAILMISVGLSLDLKELAATIRRLTWLAWLRLLLATFIIPAFLALALGHVFGLGRGELAGIFLVGAAPGAPLLTRNLARKGFDMHLAATYQLWAALMIPIMIPLIVFVAGRLYHRVIWVPPTAMLWQILEKQLIPLAAGMVVARLAPRVAQKIQAPLNMLGNVLLTAFLVLILWKLEPELMQTSPMVPVVALLLALGCMLAVWLMRLKDPVIQETFAISNTNRHAGLALLLSGQYVRATHAIPAIACYALVAAVVMIVYARWTRWSGRARGAASETGDRLVSS from the coding sequence ATGAGCATCCTGATCCTGATTGTCGTCGCAATCCTGATGATCTCTGTGGGCTTGAGCCTCGATCTGAAGGAACTGGCCGCGACGATCCGCCGATTGACCTGGCTGGCATGGCTGCGGCTACTGCTTGCCACATTCATCATTCCGGCGTTTCTTGCTCTAGCGTTGGGGCATGTCTTCGGACTGGGGCGAGGCGAACTGGCGGGAATCTTCCTTGTGGGGGCAGCGCCCGGCGCACCGCTGCTGACGCGCAATCTCGCCCGCAAAGGCTTCGACATGCACCTGGCGGCGACTTATCAGCTTTGGGCGGCGCTGATGATCCCGATCATGATTCCCCTGATCGTGTTTGTGGCCGGGCGGTTATACCACCGAGTGATCTGGGTTCCACCCACGGCAATGCTTTGGCAGATCCTGGAGAAACAGCTCATACCGCTGGCAGCGGGAATGGTTGTGGCAAGGCTCGCTCCGCGCGTGGCTCAGAAGATCCAGGCGCCGCTGAACATGCTGGGAAACGTGCTGCTCACCGCGTTTCTGGTGCTGATTTTGTGGAAGCTGGAGCCGGAACTGATGCAGACCAGTCCGATGGTTCCGGTTGTGGCGCTCCTGCTGGCATTGGGATGCATGCTTGCCGTGTGGCTGATGCGATTGAAGGATCCAGTCATCCAGGAGACCTTCGCGATTTCAAACACGAATCGCCATGCCGGGCTCGCCCTACTGTTGTCAGGGCAATATGTTCGTGCAACACACGCGATTCCGGCGATTGCCTGCTATGCGCTGGTAGCTGCGGTGGTGATGATCGTCTATGCTCGATGGACTCGTTGGAGCGGACGGGCCCGGGGAGCGGCCTCAGAGACCGGCGATCGACTCGTCTCCAGCTAA
- a CDS encoding flavodoxin domain-containing protein, which yields MEARVLVAYATRYGSTAETARKLAECLERDGVHAEVRPVGEVKELRPYSAVVVAAALYIGKLHKEARHFLAVWHDELSRVPVALLVPGPVEAQEKQFQSAEEQLDRELARVPWLHPVARKVVGGKWDPTKLQFPFNWTLKKIPASDARDWNVVGAWAHELAEKLQTMTH from the coding sequence ATGGAGGCAAGGGTTCTGGTGGCCTATGCCACCCGATATGGTTCGACGGCCGAGACGGCGCGGAAGCTGGCGGAGTGCCTGGAACGCGATGGCGTTCACGCCGAAGTGCGGCCGGTGGGCGAAGTGAAGGAGCTGCGGCCGTATTCGGCCGTGGTGGTGGCCGCGGCGCTCTACATCGGCAAGCTGCACAAGGAGGCGCGGCACTTTCTTGCCGTGTGGCATGACGAGCTCTCGCGAGTACCGGTCGCGTTGCTGGTACCCGGGCCCGTGGAGGCGCAGGAGAAGCAGTTCCAGTCAGCCGAGGAGCAATTGGATCGAGAGCTGGCGCGGGTGCCGTGGCTGCATCCCGTGGCGCGCAAGGTTGTGGGCGGCAAGTGGGACCCGACGAAATTGCAATTCCCATTCAATTGGACACTCAAGAAGATTCCGGCAAGCGACGCGCGGGATTGGAACGTGGTGGGCGCATGGGCACATGAGCTTGCCGAGAAGCTGCAGACGATGACGCATTAG
- the hpnA gene encoding hopanoid-associated sugar epimerase — translation MRIFVTGATGFVGHHVARALADQGADLRLLVRKSSNLANLEGIKGDTRVGDLADPESLRVSLAGCDAVVHVAADYRLWIPNPADMYRANVDGTRELLRMAREAGVRRVVYTSSVATMGFRTDGIVINEDSPVSIGDMVGHYKRSKFLAEQEAIKAAEAGQQVMVLNPTTPIGPNDAKPTPTGRIFVDFLNRKFPAYMDTGLNLVDVREVARTHVLALTTGTPGRRYILGGENLTLKQILDKMAAITGIPSPRTKIPFGVAATYAFFEELITGKIRGKEPRATLEEVRMGRKKMFASSARAQQELGFKILPVYPAMRAAIEWFRAHEYAP, via the coding sequence ATGCGGATCTTCGTTACAGGCGCTACTGGATTCGTCGGCCACCACGTGGCCCGTGCTCTCGCGGATCAGGGCGCCGATCTGCGCCTGCTCGTCCGCAAAAGCAGCAATCTTGCCAATCTCGAAGGCATCAAGGGCGATACCCGCGTTGGCGACCTGGCCGATCCGGAATCCCTGCGCGTTTCGCTCGCCGGTTGCGATGCCGTGGTGCACGTAGCCGCCGACTATCGCCTCTGGATTCCGAACCCTGCCGACATGTACCGCGCCAACGTCGATGGCACCCGCGAGCTCCTCCGCATGGCCCGCGAGGCCGGCGTCCGCCGCGTCGTCTACACCTCCAGCGTCGCCACCATGGGCTTCCGCACTGACGGCATCGTCATCAACGAGGACTCGCCCGTCTCCATCGGCGACATGGTCGGCCACTATAAGCGCTCCAAGTTCCTCGCCGAGCAGGAGGCGATCAAGGCAGCCGAAGCCGGCCAGCAGGTCATGGTGCTCAATCCGACCACCCCCATCGGTCCCAACGACGCCAAGCCCACTCCCACCGGCCGCATCTTCGTCGACTTCCTCAACCGCAAGTTCCCCGCCTACATGGACACCGGCCTGAACCTCGTCGACGTCCGCGAGGTCGCCCGCACACACGTCCTCGCGCTGACCACCGGCACGCCCGGCCGGCGCTACATTCTCGGCGGCGAGAACCTCACCCTCAAGCAGATCCTCGACAAGATGGCGGCAATCACCGGCATTCCATCCCCGCGCACCAAAATCCCGTTCGGCGTCGCCGCCACGTACGCTTTTTTCGAAGAACTGATCACAGGCAAGATCCGCGGCAAAGAACCCCGCGCTACTCTGGAAGAGGTCCGCATGGGCCGCAAGAAGATGTTCGCCTCAAGCGCCCGCGCCCAGCAGGAACTGGGATTCAAGATTCTGCCGGTCTACCCGGCCATGCGCGCGGCCATCGAGTGGTTCCGTGCGCATGAGTATGCGCCGTAA